One Salarias fasciatus chromosome 22, fSalaFa1.1, whole genome shotgun sequence DNA segment encodes these proteins:
- the LOC115409506 gene encoding class A basic helix-loop-helix protein 15-like, with amino-acid sequence MEMQGHYVDPSLINFVTDMDLMGFRGKYALPPKQQVDDTPSSPHDRQVRLNDPSWGRGLEDGARTAHLRAERLVAQPPRCYHRHASKSKRRRIITVVQRQAANVRERKRMFSLNEAFDELRRKVPTFAYEKRLSRIETLRLAIVYISFMTDLLENT; translated from the coding sequence ATGGAGATGCAAGGCCACTATGTGGACCCCTCCTTAATTAACTTTGTCACCGACATGGACCTGATGGGGTTCCGTGGTAAGTACGCCTTGCCACCCAAACAGCAGGTGGATGATACCCCGTCCAGTCCTCACGACCGCCAGGTGCGTCTGAACGACCCGTCCTGGGGTCGCGGCTTGGAGGACGGCGCGCGCACCGCGCACCTCCGCGCAGAGCGCCTGGTGGCGCAGCCCCCGCGGTGCTACCACCGCCACGCCAGTAAGTCCAAGCGGAGGCGGATCATCACCGTGGTCCAGCGGCAGGCCGCCAACGTGCGGGAAAGGAAGCGCATGTTCAGCCTGAACGAGGCGTTCGACGAGCTGAGGAGGAAAGTTCCCACGTTCGCCTACGAGAAGAGGCTGTCGCGCATCGAGACCCTGCGCCTCGCCATCGTCTACATCTCCTTCATGACGGACCTGCTGGAAAACACCTGA
- the polr1f gene encoding DNA-directed RNA polymerase I subunit RPA43, whose product MANFEHEDDPKHVNMSGESPAVSAPAPPAQLSSVPDKPADAVTCSIPSFAAASELLSAPYSCLVMNTHRRHLALPPMYLKKKKTGIREELETELLKFSQRLNGVPLAYDNVRIVGQAGDIYDDSGYIHMDIEASFILFQPQKGQKLLGMVNKLGLSHVGCLVHGCFNASIPKPNLVTVETWRDFGPRIGAELEFEVMALDADTAGVLLIRGRLSKTRVQEMLAQGESGESSVPVDQTDADDTNPTTEPSQESPDDTPKKKKKKKKDRVKEEEIEEEMSCTTPDLNGTTDEVNGGEAAEKKKKKKKKKEKHIKEEEEETEILPTEVQGSDSSGYQSDKPSKKRKHEAGGEEAEPPKSKKKRKHDVEQFA is encoded by the exons ATGGCAAACTTCGAGCATGAAGACGACCCAAAACACGTGAATATGTCCGGTGAGTCTCCCGCTGTGTCCGCCCCGGCCCCTCCGGCccagctgtcctctgtcccGGACAAGCCCGCGGACGCGGTAACGTGTTCGATCCCGTCGTTCGCCGCCGCCTCGGAGTTGCTGTCCGCGCCGTACTCGTGCCTGGTCATGAACACGCACCGCAGACACCTCGCCCTGCCGCCGATGTAcctcaagaagaagaagaccggTATCCgagaggagctggagacggAGCTGCTGAAGTTCTCTCAGAG ACTGAACGGTGTGCCATTAGCATATGACAACGTGAGAATAGTGGGCCAAGCAGGAGACATTTACGACGACAGCGGCTACATTCACATGGACATAGAAGCCTCCTTCATCCTGTTTCAGCCCCAAAAGGGACAGAAACTGCTG GGCATGGTGAATAAACTGGGTTTAAGCCACGTGGGCTGTCTGGTGCACGGCTGTTTCAACGCCAGCATCCCCAAACCGAACCTGGTCACCGTGGAAACGTGGAGGGACTTTGGGCCCAGGATCGGGGCAGAGCTGGAGTTCGAGGTGATGGCGCTCGACGCGGACACTGCGGGAGTCCTGCTGATCAGAGGACGGCTCAGCAAGACCAG AGTCCAAGAGATGCTGGCTCAGGGTGAGAGCGGAGAGTCCAGCGTGCCTGTAGACCAGACAGACGCAGACGACACAAACCCCACAACAGAACCCAGCCAGGAGTCTCCCGACGACAccccaaagaagaagaagaaaaagaagaaagaccgggtaaaggaggaggagattgagGAGGAGATGAGCTGCACAACGCCCGACCTGAACGGAACGACGGACGAGGTGAACGGAGGGGAAGCtgctgagaagaagaagaagaagaaaaagaaaaaggaaaaacacataaaggaagaggaggaagagacggagATCTTGCCCACGGAGGTGCAGGGGAGCGACTCCAGCGGTTACCAGAGCGACAAGCCGAGCAAGAAAAGGAAGCACGAAGCTGGTGGTGAAGAGGCGGAACCCCCTAaatcaaagaagaagagaaaacatgatGTCGAGCAGTTTGCATGA